The sequence below is a genomic window from Aureispira sp. CCB-E.
TATTGACAGTAGAAACGAATACGGTTACAGCGGAAGAAATTATAACAAGGGTTTATAATGCTGGATTTGAAATTGCACTGCTATAATTTGAACTATTAACCCTATCATAATAATAATAGCATGCGATATTTTTTAGAACTAGCTTATAATGGAACTCGGTTTTGTGGTTATCAAGAGCAGCCCGATCAAGTTACTATTCAATCTCAAATAGAACAAGCATTGGCTATCCTTTTGAGGGAACCCACTAAAATCGTGGGTTGTGGTCGAACGGATTCGGGAGTACATGCACTTCAATATTTTGCACATTTTGATGGTCCCGAAGGTCTGCAAAAGGATTTTGTCTATCGCTTGAATAGTTTATTGGGAAAAGATATTGTGTGTTACCGTTTGATCGAGGTGACAAATGATGCTCATGCTCGATTTGATGCGACTTCTCGAAGTTATCAATATGTGCTTGATTTAGTGCAGAATCCATTTCGACAAGAAACGGCTTATTATTGCCGTTTTGGAAAACACTTAGATGTTGATAAAATGCAAGCTGCAGCTCAACTGCTTTTAGCATATAACGATTTTACAACTTTTTGTAAAAGTAAAACCGATAATAAAACGAATTTATGTGATTTGCGCCAGTCTGAATGGGGAATCGAAGAAGATGGAAAACAGTTGATCTATCGAGTGACTGCCAATCGTTTTTTGCGTGGAATGATTCGTCTGATTGTTGGAATGTGCCTTAATGTAGGAAAAGGAAATATGTCTCTGGATGTAGTAAAGTCAGCTTTGGACGAAAAAAAGACCCTCAAAAATGCCCTTTCTGCTCCTGCCGAAGGTTTGTTTTTAATGGATATCAAATACGATTATATTGATTGAAAATAGGTGTAGTTGAACGATTATTTTAAAATCTAAGTTGTATATAGTACAGATTTCTTTAGCTAATAATAGTTGCTAACAATATAAGAGCTATTAGGATGCTAGGAATAGTTGTATAATGATTATTAAAATTAAATGTACTATGCTAAGAATAGAAAATTGTCCAGAAGCTGCGGCTAGTTACTCGGCAGAACGCATGGTTCTAAATAGAAATAGAGGCATTGCCATAGGACTAGAAGCTCCCATCGAAAATAGTCAAATAGAGAGTTATATTGATCATCGATTTTTTGTAGAAGGAACAGGAAGGAAGCATTTGTTTTTGTTTGCAAGTTACATTCCCTTGTTGTTGGCTACGAATACTACAGAAACAGATAATAGTGGTCTTTGGGTACTATTAGCTTGTTGTGTATTGGCTTTCTTTTTGTTTGGAGGTCGAAGAAGTGATAAGATAAAAGAATAGGAGCTAGTTTCAACCATTTTGTACCTATTTATAAGATACTAGTAGTTAGCCGTACTATTACTTTGTGGTTGATTGTAATTTTTTTGACTATTAAGCTGGTAGAATTTTCGGTGAATTATTGAAATATAAAAAAGCTCATCAGGTTGTATACTGATGAGCTTCTTTATTTACAAGAGTCTTAACTTTATTTTTTGATAACCAAGTTCGTATTAGAGATAATTTTCGCCAAAACGAGCTGCTAGTTCTTTAGAAACCTGCTTGATTTCCTGTTCTTTATCCTTAGGGTAAATTAATAAAACATTATCTTCTTCTATAACAATATAGTTCTCCAAATCCTTCACTACAACCAGCTTATCTTTAGTAGCTCGAAGCATGCAATTAGATGTATTTAGGGTTTGAACAAGTTCAGGGGTTGGGCTACTGATGGCATTGTCGTGCTCATCCTTATCAAATTGCTCATGTAAAGAGCCCCAAGTTCCCAAGTCTGACCAACCAATATCTGCAGGCAAGGTGTAGATATTGGTTGCTTTTTCCATGATTGCATAGTCAATTGATATGCTTGGCGTTGTAGGATAATATTCATTTAAGAAATTTTGTTCTTGCGACGTACACCAATGAGCTTCACCTTGATTTAGTATATTATAAACTTCTGGGGCATATTTCTTTATTGCGTCCAAAACTGTAGTAACGTTCCAAACAAAAATACCTGCATTCCATAGATAGTCACCACTAGCAACAAATTTCTTTGCGTTTTCTAAGTCGGGTTTTTCGGTAAATTGGTGGACTTTGTAAATAGGTGCAGGGCTTTCCTTATCAAAGTGAATATAGCCATATCCTGTATTGGGATGATGAGGTTGAATACCTAAGGTAAGCAATGCGTTGTTTTTTTCTACAAAATCTAATCCTTCTTTAATTCTATTAACAAATTGTTCCTCTTTCAAAATAATATGATCTGAAGGAGCTACGACAAAGTTAGCCTTAGGATTGATTTTTTGAATTTTTAGAGCAGCATACGTAATACAAGGTGCGGTATCATTTCTAGAGGGTTCGGTTAGGATTTGATGATCCGTTAATTGGGGGAGCTGTTCATTGATAAGGTGTTTGTATTCCAAGTTGGTAACAACAAAGATATTTTCAGCAGGGCAAACATTGGTAAAACGCTCGAATGTCAATTGCAAAAGCGTTTTTCCTAGTCCGAGAATATCTAAGAATTGTTTGGGTTTTTTTTTGCGGCTACTAGGCCAAAAGCGGCTACCAATTCCGCCAGCCATAATAACAACATAGTTATTATTGTTCATAAGATAAAAGAATGGTTACTCTTTGCAGCTTAATTCTTGAACAAAGACAAGTAAATCAAACACTTTGGTGGATAAGCTAAACCTGCAAAGAATGTTATTTATTATAATGTATATCTAACAACAGTTAGCTAAAATGTATGAAATGAATTATTTAAGGTTTTCTGAATTAAATGTCGTATTAACAATCAATTATATACAAAATGCTTTGTTGTATTTTTTAGATCATAGGTTCATGGCTGCAAACTATACACATGAGTAACAAGAATGCATTATACCAAGAGAGTTGCTTATTTGTGAGTACAGCCTCAAGTAATTAGTTGGCTAATGATAGTGTAAGATCGCTACACTTAAGTTAATTTACTACTACTAACATAGTTTTAACAAACTATTATATATATAGGACAAACCAAGCTATCTAATTATACGTCCGAAGCATCATCTGTTGTATTAAACATAGATGCCATAGATGCCAAATTTGCTTCAATAGTCGTATCAAAATAATTTTTTAAAAAATATGCTTGATAGCGTCGAATGGGGTTGTTGTCGGTTAACTCCTTTAGTTGACAACGCCAAGCAATTTGTGTATAGTTAGTATCAGCAGGTGCCAAAACGATAGTGCCCAATAAGGTTAGATTGCCTTCTTGAATATCAAATTGGTACTTTATTTCTTTGTTTGCAACACTTTCCGTAATGGTTAGAACTCCATTGATTCGATTGTTTCTCCATATTTGAACAGCACCCAAGCCTTCTTTTTGATCAGGGTATTCAAAGGTCAAATTAGAGTCTTTATCCTCTGAAGACCAAACCGTCCAGTTAGACCATTCTTCTAAAGAGTTGACTAAAGAGAATAAGTCGGAAGGAGTGGCATGGATGAGTTCGGCTTTTTCTATAATCCAAGTAGAAGGCAAAAACAAGCCCGCCAAAACAATGGTTAGAAAAAAGAAACCTAAAAGTGTAAATAAAATAAAAAGTGTCGGCATTCGTCTTACTAATTCTGTGAGTTTTGCACTGCTTGAAAGAAGCAATAAAGTCGTCTAGACTAAAGCTAGACGACTTATTTATATTGTTGAGTCACAAAACTACTGTCTTTGAAATAACTAATTTTAGTTCAGCACTTGTGCTTGTGTTTTCCAATCGTAACGTTTGTATTTGGCACCAAATCCAGGGATTTGATCATTTAGATTATGAATTTCCTTGTTAGATAATTTAGCCAATTGCTTGAATGTTGTAATTCCTGCTGTTTCCAATTGTTTAGCAACTACTTTCCCAAGTCCTTTTAAAGCTGTTAAGTCATCTGGTTTGTTTCCATTCGTTGGAGGACTGTTGGTTGGGGAGTGCATGACATTAGCTTCTCTAGAAGAGGTACTCGTATTTTCCAATTCACCAAAAGCGCGCAACAAAATATTTTCTTGTTGAGCCTCGTGTACTTTTTTGAAACCAGTAGCAGGCGATGCACTTGATTTTCTAGCGACTAGCTGAATGTCATAATGACGATAAAAGGCTAAAATGTATTGCCATGCTCCCATGTTAGAAGGTTCTTCTTGTACCCAGAACCATTCAGCATTACTATATTTTTCAATAGCCGCTTTTACTTGATTTTTAGGGAACGGATACAATTGCTCCAAGCGAACAATAGCAATATCGTCTCTCTTATCAGCTACTTTTTTATCTAGTAATTCGTAGTAGATTTTTCCGCTACAACAAAGTACGCGTTTTATCTTTTGAGCTTGTTTGGTAGTCGTAATTTTAGGATCGTCATAAACTTCTTTGAAAGAACCTTGCGTTAGGTCTTCAAAAGAAGAAACACATTCTCTATATAACACCTCTTCATCAGGACGATTCATATCCTTCGGACGTAAGAGTTTTTTGGGACTCATCACAACCAATGGTTTTCTGAATGGTCGAGCTTGTTGACGACGCAACAGGTGGAAGAAGTTGGCTGGTGTAGTGACATTGGCAACAGTCATGTTAAATTCGGCACAACTCTGCAAATAGCGTTCTAATCTAGCACTAGAATGCTCTGGACCTTGCCCTTCGTAACCATGAGGAAGTAACATAACCAAACCTGACATACGTTGCCACTTGCTTTCAGACGAAGAAATAAACTGATCAAACATAGTTTGAGCACCATTCGCAAAATCACCAAACTGAGCTTCCCACAAAACAAGTGGATCTGGACTAGCCAATGAGTAGCCAAACTCAAAACCCAATACAGCAAACTCAGAAAGTAGAGAATTGTGTATTCTAAATTGACCTTGTTTTTTCTCTAAATCATTAAAGCGATTGTATTGCTTGTTTGTTTTTGCATCGTACAATACTGCATTTCGGTGAGAGAAAGTTCCTCGTTTAACATCTTGACCACTAATACGAATGTCGTACCCTTCTAAAAGTAAAGAACCATACGCAAGGTGTTCTCCCATTGCCCAATCAATCAATCCTCTATCTATAAAATCCTGTGTACGGTTTAATAAACGCTTGAATTTAGGCAGAGGTGTAAAGTTTTCAGGAATCGTTTGCAAAGAATTCAATACTGATGTAATGACTTCTTTTTTGATGCTTGTATCTGGAGAAAGAACATAGTCTTCTGGAATAGTATGTTTCTTTAACTTACGCCAAGCTTGTTCTGGCGTTTGGTATTCATAAGTAGGAGCCTCTTCTTTCGCTTGCGAAAATTTTGCTTGTAGCAAAGCGTCAAACTCCTTGTCCATTTGTTTGGCTAGAGCTGCCTCAATTTCCCCATTAGCAATCAATTTCTGACTGTAAATGGTTCTGGTATTTTTATGCTTTTTGATTTTTTCATAAAACTGTGGCTGTGTAAACTTTGGGTCATCTCCTTCGTTATGACCATGCTTGCGATAACACACCATGTCTATGAAAACATCAGTATTAAATTCTTGGCGATATTCAGCGGCTAGTTGAGCAACAAATAGGACTGCCTCAGGATCGTCTCCATTGACATGAAATACAGGTGCTTGAACCAAAGCTGCTGCTGCTGTAGAATAAGTAGACGAGCGAGCATCTTCAAAATCTGTTGTAAAACCAATTTGATTGTTGATAACAAAATGAATGGTTCCTCCAGTGTAGTAACCCTCCAATTCACTCATTTGAACCAATTCGTAAACAACCCCTTGACCAGCAACAGCCGCATCACCATGGATTAGGATTGGTAGAATTTTATCAAAATTAGAATTATAAAGCAAATCTGCTTTTGCTCTCGAAAAACCTTGTACAACAGGACCTACAGCCTCTAAGTGAGAAGGGTTGGGTACAAGTTTGAGATGTACATCAAAGCCTTCTGGAGTTTTGATTTGAGAAGAATAACCCAAATGGTATTTTACATCACCATCTCCAAAAATGGTATCTTTAGGCATATTTCCTTCGAACTCACTAAAAATGTATTCATAGGTTTTGCCCATGATATTGGCCAAAACATTCAAACGCCCACGATGCGCCATACCAATTACCACCTCTTCTACTTCTAAAGCAGCGGCTGTGTTGATGATTCCGTCCAAAGCAGGAATTGCAGATTCACCACCTTCTAATCCAAAACGTTTTTGAGCAACATATTTTTTGCCTAAGAAATTTTCAAAGCCAGTTGCACCATTTAATTTTTCTAAAATTCGCTTCTTTTTATCCAAGCTATGACCGTAATCTCCTGCTTTGATTTTTTCAATGCGATTTTTTAGCCAATGGTATTTATCTTGATTGTCAATATGGGCAAATTCGAAGCCAATATTACTACAATAAATGGTTTTTAGTTTGTCTAAAATTTCATTTAAGGTGCCATTTGGCAAACCAATCTCACTACCTGCAATAAATTGGGCGTTCAAATCATCGTTTGACAACCCATAATATGCCAAATCCAAGCTAGGGAATCGAAATTTGCGTTCTCTAATTGGGTTGGTTGTTGAAACTAAATGACCACGCATTCTATATGCTTGAATCAAATTAAGAACTGCTAACTCCTTGGGAGAAGAAAACGATGCTCGATTGGTAGGAGCACTGTCTGTTGTTTCTAAGCCATTCTCGTGTTGAGTCGCATAGTCAAAGCCTGCAAAAAATTCTTTCCATCCATCGGCAACAGATTCAGGATTGTTTTTGTATTGTTGATACAAGCCTTCTATATAGGCTGGATGAGCATTGGAAATAAATGAATAATCCATTTTGTTTTTACGATTACATTTTACATTAGTAGTTTGTCAATAGATTTTTAACAAACTATTGTTATATGATATTTAAGCAGTGGATTTATGTTATTTAACATTCAATTACTTATTATTGTAAATAATCAAGTCCATCAACTTAACATTTTTCTTCTTTTTTAGGTCTTTAATCAACGGTTAATAATTGATTGGATACGTCTTTAAAAAAAGGATTCATTACAGCCGCTAAAACCTATCATTATATTAAAAAATAAAGGTACAAAAGTTATAATTACTTCCCAAGCTTATTTCCCTAAAATCATTGAATAGAAAGCGATGGCTAGGGTTTATAGAAGTTTGTTAGAGGTTGTACCTTTTATTCTGTATTTATTTATTGATAAAGTTTAGAGAACGAGCTACTTGAAAAATGAGTGATAATAGGTCATAAAGGAAGAAAAAATGATTATTTTTTGATAAAACATTGAATTTTTTGAAACTATTATTATCTTTGCATGCCCTTAGAGGAATTATTTAAGGCATTTGTAAAGAAAAATTGAAAGAATCATAACTTATAGATAATTATGGCAAACCATAAATCAGCAAAAAAACGCATGCGTCAAGACGCAAAAAAAAGATTACACAATCGTTTTTACAAAAAAACTGCTCGTACTGCTATTAGTAGATTACGTGGTATGGAAGATCACAAAGAAGCAGAAGCTTTCTTACCAAAAGTTGTTTCTATGATTGATCGTTTGGCTAAGAAAAATCAAATCCACAAAAACAAAGCGGCTAACCTTAAAGGAAAATTAGCTAAACACGTTGGTGGATTGGCAAAATAATTAAAAGAACTAAGGTTCTTTTAAGGAAGTACACTTACTATTTAAAGTAAGTGTACTTTTTTGTGTTTGTATACGAGTATACGCAGGTTGTAATTTTGAGGTAGCTAGTTATTGTTAATCGAAATATTGTAAATCAACCTCTAGCAAATCTAATTCTGCCTGAAGTTCTTGATGCGTCGTATAGATGCCTTGATAGGGGCGATATTTTTTTGTTAACTCTTGCAGCTCCTTTTGCTGTGCTTGTTCTGTTTTTTTGTAGAGTAGAACATTCTCTGTTGTTTTCTTATACAAATCTAAAGTCGATTTTAATTCGGGGTACAGCGATAGTTGTTTGAGCAAATCCTCTTTTTGTCGAATTTTTTGATTTTTATTGCGCCCATCTGCCATTTCTACAATAGCAACATCTAATAAAAATAAAGCGTGTAGCTCCCGTTTTAAGTAAGGCGAAATAGAGTTTGGAATGGCTTCTGTTACAATTTTTAAATTTTCGACTACCTTAAACAAGTCCAAATCTGTTGCCGCTAAATTAGTTTTTAAACCAGTCGCTTTGGCTGCCCATTTACTAATTTCATTAAATGTATAGGGGCGGCATTGTTGCACAAGTTTGGCTTGTTGTTGTTCGATACTTTCCTTTTTTTTGAGCAGCGTTTGATAGTAATCCAATTTGACCCAAAGTGCTTCAAAAATACCTTGTTGTTGACTAAAATCAATGGTACATACATTCGATTCGTATTTGCCAGAAATATGGTAAGTTAGAGTTACTGGTTTATTATTTTTTGCAATTTGATGAATAGCACCCAAAAATGCTACGCCATTATAAGCATCGGTTACCGAAGGCTTGGGAGTTATCTCAAAATAATACCAATTCTTATTGCTCAAGATGGCTTTTTGTAAACGTTTGACTTCTGCATTCCAACGCAATTTGCTGGGATCAAATCGAACTAATCTAAAGGTCGTTGTAATAGGCTTGCCAGACTGATTGTCAATTACAATGCTCAGTTCAGGATTTTGAGCATCAGCATGGGGTAAATTTACAAAACCCATTATCAATGCTTCTGGACTAAAGACTACTGTATCTTGACTATACCGCCACGCAGATATTTGAGCATCATGAAAAGGTCGATGTGCAAAAATTAATTGTTGACTATAATTTAAAAAGGGAATAAAAATAAGAAGGGCAACTAGAATTGCTTTGTAACTCATAATGTATGTTATCAATAGGTGTTTGGTGTTTTTTGAGGCTTTGAATTGTTCATTTCAAAGCCTCAAAAGTGTCAAGGTTTTAGTAGAAAAATGTATTATTATCTGTTTTTCACAATATTGGTGGCTCGATCTAAAACACGAAATGCTGTTTCAGCCATGGTATTTTGTTTGTTGTCTAAGGTAGGGTTGACTTCTGTGACTTCCAAGCAACAA
It includes:
- a CDS encoding mannose-1-phosphate guanylyltransferase, with amino-acid sequence MNNNNYVVIMAGGIGSRFWPSSRKKKPKQFLDILGLGKTLLQLTFERFTNVCPAENIFVVTNLEYKHLINEQLPQLTDHQILTEPSRNDTAPCITYAALKIQKINPKANFVVAPSDHIILKEEQFVNRIKEGLDFVEKNNALLTLGIQPHHPNTGYGYIHFDKESPAPIYKVHQFTEKPDLENAKKFVASGDYLWNAGIFVWNVTTVLDAIKKYAPEVYNILNQGEAHWCTSQEQNFLNEYYPTTPSISIDYAIMEKATNIYTLPADIGWSDLGTWGSLHEQFDKDEHDNAISSPTPELVQTLNTSNCMLRATKDKLVVVKDLENYIVIEEDNVLLIYPKDKEQEIKQVSKELAARFGENYL
- a CDS encoding SRPBCC family protein — protein: MPTLFILFTLLGFFFLTIVLAGLFLPSTWIIEKAELIHATPSDLFSLVNSLEEWSNWTVWSSEDKDSNLTFEYPDQKEGLGAVQIWRNNRINGVLTITESVANKEIKYQFDIQEGNLTLLGTIVLAPADTNYTQIAWRCQLKELTDNNPIRRYQAYFLKNYFDTTIEANLASMASMFNTTDDASDV
- the truA gene encoding tRNA pseudouridine(38-40) synthase TruA, translating into MRYFLELAYNGTRFCGYQEQPDQVTIQSQIEQALAILLREPTKIVGCGRTDSGVHALQYFAHFDGPEGLQKDFVYRLNSLLGKDIVCYRLIEVTNDAHARFDATSRSYQYVLDLVQNPFRQETAYYCRFGKHLDVDKMQAAAQLLLAYNDFTTFCKSKTDNKTNLCDLRQSEWGIEEDGKQLIYRVTANRFLRGMIRLIVGMCLNVGKGNMSLDVVKSALDEKKTLKNALSAPAEGLFLMDIKYDYID
- a CDS encoding 2-oxoglutarate dehydrogenase E1 component, coding for MDYSFISNAHPAYIEGLYQQYKNNPESVADGWKEFFAGFDYATQHENGLETTDSAPTNRASFSSPKELAVLNLIQAYRMRGHLVSTTNPIRERKFRFPSLDLAYYGLSNDDLNAQFIAGSEIGLPNGTLNEILDKLKTIYCSNIGFEFAHIDNQDKYHWLKNRIEKIKAGDYGHSLDKKKRILEKLNGATGFENFLGKKYVAQKRFGLEGGESAIPALDGIINTAAALEVEEVVIGMAHRGRLNVLANIMGKTYEYIFSEFEGNMPKDTIFGDGDVKYHLGYSSQIKTPEGFDVHLKLVPNPSHLEAVGPVVQGFSRAKADLLYNSNFDKILPILIHGDAAVAGQGVVYELVQMSELEGYYTGGTIHFVINNQIGFTTDFEDARSSTYSTAAAALVQAPVFHVNGDDPEAVLFVAQLAAEYRQEFNTDVFIDMVCYRKHGHNEGDDPKFTQPQFYEKIKKHKNTRTIYSQKLIANGEIEAALAKQMDKEFDALLQAKFSQAKEEAPTYEYQTPEQAWRKLKKHTIPEDYVLSPDTSIKKEVITSVLNSLQTIPENFTPLPKFKRLLNRTQDFIDRGLIDWAMGEHLAYGSLLLEGYDIRISGQDVKRGTFSHRNAVLYDAKTNKQYNRFNDLEKKQGQFRIHNSLLSEFAVLGFEFGYSLASPDPLVLWEAQFGDFANGAQTMFDQFISSSESKWQRMSGLVMLLPHGYEGQGPEHSSARLERYLQSCAEFNMTVANVTTPANFFHLLRRQQARPFRKPLVVMSPKKLLRPKDMNRPDEEVLYRECVSSFEDLTQGSFKEVYDDPKITTTKQAQKIKRVLCCSGKIYYELLDKKVADKRDDIAIVRLEQLYPFPKNQVKAAIEKYSNAEWFWVQEEPSNMGAWQYILAFYRHYDIQLVARKSSASPATGFKKVHEAQQENILLRAFGELENTSTSSREANVMHSPTNSPPTNGNKPDDLTALKGLGKVVAKQLETAGITTFKQLAKLSNKEIHNLNDQIPGFGAKYKRYDWKTQAQVLN
- the rpsT gene encoding 30S ribosomal protein S20; translation: MANHKSAKKRMRQDAKKRLHNRFYKKTARTAISRLRGMEDHKEAEAFLPKVVSMIDRLAKKNQIHKNKAANLKGKLAKHVGGLAK